The DNA segment TGCTCCCCCTCCCGCTGTTCCTCTCGCCGTTCGCCGGCGGCGTCGCGTGGGTGTTCCTCGGCTCGGAGAGCGCCGGCCTCATCAACGTGGCGTACCGCGCGATCGTCGGCACCGAGGACGCGCTCGTCAACATCTTCAGCTTCGGCGGCCTGGTCTTCACCATGGTGCTGTTCATGACGCCGTACGCGTACCTCTTCACCCTGGGACCGCTGCGCAACATGGACGCCTCGCTCGAGGAGGCCTCCCGGGTGCACGGCGCGTCGGCGTTCCGCACCGTCGCGCGCATCACCCTTCCCCTGGTGCTGCCCGGCCTGCTCGCGGCGCTGCTGATGGCGTTCGTGCTGTCGGCGGAGATGTTCAGCCTGCCCGGCCTCATCGGCGTGCCCGCCGACTACTACACGCTGCCCTACTTCATCTACCAGGCCACCAACTTCTCCCCACCGCGGTGGCCGCTCGCCGCCGCCGGCGGCCTGCTGCTGCTCGTCATCATGGCCGCGGGGGTCTGGCTGCAGCGCAGGGCGACGCGGGCGAGCGAACGGTTCGTGACGGTCGGCGGCAAGGGCCCCGCGATCGCGCCGGCGAACGTCGGCAGGTGGCGCTGGGTCGGCGCGACGCTGTGCTGGCTCTACCTCACGTTCGCGATCTTCCTCCCGCTGTGTGCCCTGCTCGTCGGGGCGTCGATGCGGTACTTCACCCCGCGCCTGTCGCTCGAGCTGTTCACCCTCGACAACTGGGTACGAATCCTCACGTCGAGCAAGTTCGTCGAGGCCATCACCAACACGCTCGTCATCGCGGTCATCGGCCCGCTGTTCGGCCTCGTCATCGGGTTCGCGCTCACGTACCTGTGGCAGCGGATGCGCGCGCCCTTCGGCAGGACCGTCGAGACACTCGCGATGCTCCCGGTCGCGATCCCCGGCATCGTCCTCGGCGTCGGTCTGGTGTGGGCGTACGTCGGCACGCCGATCTACGGCACGCTGGCGATCCTGTTCATCGCGTACGTCGCGAGGTTCCTGCCGCACGTGCTGCGCATCTTCTCGTCCACGCTGGTGCAGATCGACCCGGTGCTCGACGAGGCGTCACGGGTGTCGGGCGCGGGAATCCTGCGGACGCTCAGGCGGGTCACCCTGCCGCTGCTGAAACAGTCGACGCTGTCGGCGTGGCTGCTGCTCTTCCTGATGATGGTGCGCGAGCTCAACGTCGCCATCATGGTCTACACGTCCGACACCACGGTGCTGCCCGTGCTGCTGTGGAGCGAGATCGAGGGCGGCCAGTACGGCGGCGCGGCCGTCGTCGCGATGGTGGAGGTGACGATCGTGACGGTGGCGTTCGTGATCGCGCGCAAGGTGCTGCGCGTCGACCTGGCCAGGACCATGAGCGAGCGCTGAGGAGACACATGGGTTTCATCGAAGTCGAGCAGGTCGTGAAGCGCTACGGCGACTTCACCGCCCTGCGTGGCGTCGACCTCACGGTCGAGGAGGGCGAGTTCCTGTGCCTGCTCGGTCCGAGCGGCTGCGGCAAGACCACGCTGATGCGGTCGATCGCGGGACTCACGACCATCGAGGGTGGACGCATCTCGGTCGGCGGGCAGCGGTTCTCCGAGCCCGGCCTCACGATCCCGCCGGAGCGCCGCAAGCTCGGCATGGTGTTCCAGTCGTACGCGCTCTGGCCGCACATGACCGTCTTCGGCAACATCGCGTACACGCTCAAGACGAACAAGTGGCCGAAGGCGGAGATCAAGGACCGCGTGCGTGAGGTGCTCGACATCGTCGGCCTGCCCGGCCTGGAGGACCGCTACGCGGGTCAGCTGAGCGGTGGCCAGATGCAGCGGGTCGCGGTCGCCCGCAGCCTCGCGCCCGAACCACGCGTGCTGCTGTTCGACGAGCCGCTCAGCAACCTCGACTCCAAGCTGCGCGAGAAGATGCGCTTCGAGCTGCGGCAGATCCAGCAACGCGTCGGCATCACCGCGCTGTACGTCACGCACGACCAGTCGGAGGCGATGGTCGTCGCCGACCGCATCGCGCTGATGAAGGACGGCGAGCTCGTCCAGCTGGGGTCGGCAAAGGACCTCTACGAGAAGCCGCGGAGCCCGTTCGCCGCGGAGTTCATGGGCGTGACCAACTTCGTCTCCGCCGAGGTCGTCCGGACCGACGGCAGCACCGTGCACCTCCGTCTCCCGGGCGACGTCACCATCGCCGGACGGCTCGCCACGGGATCGGAGACGGCCGCGGGATCGGACGGGCCGGTCACGATGACCGTCGCCGTGCGCCCCGAACACCTGAGGACGTCGACGACCCAGCCGGCCGAGTCCGCCGAGACCAACGTGCTGCCCGGCGTGGTCGACGACATCGTGTACCTCGGCAACCTCGCCGACCTCTACGTGCGCGTCGGCGATACCGTGCTGCGCACGCAGGCCGTGCCCGACGACCTCGACGGCTGGACCACCGGCATGGACGTCTGGGTGTCCGTGGAGGAACGTCGGGTCCGCGCCGTGGCGGGCGAGCGCACCACGACCGACGAGCGAGCGAAGGCGACCGCGTGAGCGAGACCACCGATGGCTGGCAGCTCCCCGACGAGCTGGTCGGGCTGAAGGAGTCCGTGGCGGGTTTCATGCGGCGCGAAGTGCTGCCGGTCGAGGAGACGCTGCCGCACGACGCGTACAAGCTCCCCGACGACCAGCTGGCCACGGTGCAGGCGAAGGCACGCCAGTCCGGACTGTGGTGCATGCAGACGCCGGCCGAGTACGGCGGCGCCGGGCTCAGCATCCTCGGCAAGTGCGTGGTCGCCGAGGAGGCCGCGAAGTGCCGGATGGGCGCGTACGCCCCCGCGGCGGGCGCGTTCGGCTGGGACCCGCCGAACATCGTCTTCGAGGGCACCCGGGAGCAGATCGAGAAGTACGCGCTGCCCGCTGTCGAGCACGGTGACCGCAAGACGTTCGTCGCGATCTCGGAGGCGAGCGGCGGCTCCGACCCCGGCCGCAGCATCAGCACCACCGCCGTGCGCGACGGCGACTCCTGGGTGCTCAACGGCACCAAGCTCTGGATCTCCGGTGCCGACACGGCACGCTGGGGCATCGTCTTCGCGAGGTCGCGACCGGGCCGCGGGCGTGACGGGATCAGCTGCTTCATCGTCGACACCGACAGTCCCGGCTTCAGCACCCGTCCCGTCGAGGTGATCCGCGCGTGGTCACCGTGCGAGGTCGTCTTCGACGACTGCCGCATCCCCGCCGACAACCTGCTCGGCGAGGAGGGCCGGGGCTTCAAGGTCGCCGAGCGGTGGCTCGTCCACGCGCGACCGCCGTACGCCGCCGGCACCATCGGCATCGCACAGGCCGCCCTCGACCTCGCCGTCGACCACGCCAAGAACCGCGAGGCGTTCGGCGACCTGCTCGCGACGAAACAGTCGATCCAGTGGATGCTCGCCGACTCCGAGATCGAGCTCCAGGCGGCACGCCTGCTCGTCTACCAGGCGGCGTGGCTGGCAGACCTCGACCGGGACTACAAGACCGCGGCGTCGATCGCGAAGGTCTACGCGACAGAGACAGCCGGCCGCGTCGTCGACCGGTGCATCCAGATCTTCGGCGGCATGGGCGTCAGCAAGGAGATGCCGCTGGAGCGCTGGTACCGCGAGCTGCGCATCAAGCGCATCGGCGAAGGCCCGTCCGAGGTGCACCGGATGGTCGTCGCCCGTAGCCTCCTCGGCAAGGCGATGAAGGGACGGCGCTAGGTGAGCATCGACTACGAGGTCTCGGACGGCATCGCGACGATCACGCTCAACCGGCCCGAGCGTCTCAACGCGCTCGACGCGGAGGCGTACGCCGCGCTGTCCGCAGCCTGGCAGCGTGCACGCGACGACCAGGACGTCCGGGTGGTCATCGTCACCGGCGCCGGCGAGCGGTCGTTCACGGCCGGCGCAGACCTGAAGAGCTTCGTGGGCAACCCGCCGGGACTCGAGGAGTTCTGGCTGACCCAGAAGGACCAGCTGCTCAACCGTGGCCTGGAGTTCTGGAAGCCGGTCATCGCCGCGGTCAACGGCTACTGCCTCGGCGGTGGCATGACCCTGCTGCTGGCGACCGACCTGCGCATCGCCGCGACGCACGCCACGTTCAGCCTCGCCGAGGTCAAGCGCGGCATCCTGCCGGCGAACGGCGGAACGCAACGGGTCATGGCGCAGCTCCCGCACGCCGTCGCGATGGAGATGCTGCTCACCGGCGACTCGATCACGGCGGAGACCGCGGAACGCTGGGGCCTGGTCAACGCGGTCGTGCCGGCCGACCGGCTGATGGACACCGCACGCGACTACGCGCGCCGCGTCGCGCGCAACGCGCCGCTCGCCCTCCAGGCGATCAAGGAGCTCGCGCTGCGGTCGAACGACCTCGACCTCGTCAGCGGCCTGCGGATGGAGCAGGCGATGAGTCGGCTGCTGAAGTTCACCGACGACGCCACGGAGGGCCCGGCCGCCTTCCGCGAGAAGCGCGAGCCCGACTTCCGGGGCCGGTGAGCTTGTCCGCCGAGAGACCGTCGCGCGCGGCGTCGGAGCTGCATCCCGGCATCTGGCACCTTCCCGTGCCGCTCACCGGACACAGCATCGGCCACGTCAACGTCTACGCCCTCGTCACCGCCGAGGGCCCGCTGCTGGTGGACACCGGCTGGGGGACGCCGGAGACCTTCACCGCGCTCACCGCCCTGCTGCGGGACCTGGGCGCGGAGCCGGCCGACGTACGCGGCGTCGTCAGCACCCATATGCATCCCGACCACTGCGGCCTGGCGCGGACGTTGCGCGACGCCGGCGGCGCCTGGTTCGCGATGCACGAGGTCGACGCCCGCGGCCTGCGCGAGGTGTACGCGGACCGTCCCGCGCACGTCGAGGCCAACCTGCGCTGGCTGCGCGAGGCCGGGGCACCCGGCGACTACGCGCCGCGCATGGTCTCCCGGCTCGACGAGATCGCGAGCCGCGCCACCGGGCTCGCCCCCGACCGGCCGCTCGCCGACGGCGACACGGTCTCGCTCGGCGACTGGGACCTCGCCGCCGTCCACACACCCGGGCACACCCCGGGACACCTGTGCCTGTTCGAGCAAAAGACGGGCACGCTGTTCACCGGCGACCACGTGCTCACGCGGATCAACGCCAGCCCCACCTACCGGCCGGGCACGTCCGACGACCCCGTCGGCGACTACCTCGCCTCCCTCGACCGCCTCGCGTCGCTGCCGGTGCGACGGACGCTGCCCGGCCACCAGCGCCCCATCGCCGACCTCGCCGCACGGCTCACCGAGGTCCGCGCGTACCACGAGCGGAGGATCGCCCAGGTCACCGGCGCCGTCCGCGCCGGCAGCCGGACCGCGTGGGAGACCGCGGCGACCCTGACCAGATCGCGCCCGTGGCCGGAGCTGAGCGAGACGTCCCGCGTGGTGGCCGTCGGCGAGACGTACGCCCACCTGCGCCACGTGGCGCTCCGGGGCGAGGTCGTCGCGCATGACGGCGAGCCGGTGCGCTGGACCGCGGTCTGACGCGCCACCTGTGCGGCGCGAGGTCCGAGCGCGTTCAGCCGATGCCGAGTTGCTCGGCCGCCATCCGGGTGCCCGTGACCCGGTTCGCGATCTTCTGGAACGCCACGTCGCGTGCGTAGTCGGGAGATCCGTGGTTCGGCTTCTCGTCGATGCTGAACGGCGAGTAGCCGCAGTCGTCGGTCGAGCCGAGCTGATCCTTCGGGATGTACCTGGACGCCGTCACCAGCGCATCCCTGATCTCGTCGGGGCTCTCCACCCGCGGGTTCAGCGGGTTGCAGACGCCCACGTACGCGAACTGCGGAATGCCGTTGGCGTCGGAGCGGATGTTCTCACCGACGATCTTGTACACCCGTTCGCGGTCACGTTCGCTGGACAGCTGCATGAGGAAGTAGCCGGCGTTCATCGAGAACATGCTCGGCAGCAGGTCGTTGTAGTCGACGTCGGCGCTGTGCACCGAGTCGCGGTCGCCACCCGGGCAGGTGTGGATGCCGATGCGTGACCGCTCCTCGGGCGTGAACCTGTCGATCACGCGGTTGTTGAGCTCGATGAAGTGCGGCAGCAGGCCCGCGCCCGTCCACGGGTTACGCGAGTCGGCGCGGGTGGCGAGACGTCCCTCGGTGAAGTCGATCGAGACGTGGGCGGCGCCGGCGTCGAAAGCCTGCCTGATGTCCTTCTCGGTCTCGTTGCAGAGGTCTTCCTCGAACTGCGCACGCGAGTAGTCGGGCAGCTCGTCCTTCAACGGGTAGAGCAGCGCGAGCATCGACGGCGCGATGACCGCCTGCTTCATCGGCTTGGTCGCCATGCCGATCGACTTCCGGAGCGTGTCGGCGGCGTACATCTTGTACGCGAACGGCCCACGGGTCAGCCGCGGCAGCTGGCGGCCGTGGCCGTCGGCGAAGATGGCGAAGAACTGACCGTCCCCGGCGAAGTTGTCGGCCAGACCGGTGCCGGCAAGGGTGTCGGCGATGGGATAGGTGGCGAAGCTCGACCACCGCTGCTCACCGTCGGACACGATCGGCGACCCCGTGTCCTCGAACCGCGAGATGGAGTCGCGGACGGCCTCGTCCTGCTCCTTCTCCAGCCGGCCCTGGTCGACCTCACCCTTGTCGTAGGCGGCGTAGAGCTTCTGCAGCTTGTCGGGACGCGGTAGCGAGCCCACCGGTTCGGTGGGGATCCCGGTCGCGGTCCTCGGATCGTAGGCAGTCACGGATATCGGCCCTCTCTGCGCGTCATCGAGCAGCGGCATGATGTGAATGAGAGAGACAGGTCTGTCTCATTGGATGAGGCTAGTCCCTCGGCCACGACCGGTCAACACTCGGTCTGCGACGGTTCAGGTGGTGATGCCGTGGCTGTCGAGCAGCAGCCTGCCGAGCTCCTGCGACCTGGACGCGGCCACCGTGTCGCCCTCGAGGGCGGCGATGATCGAGCCCTTCATCAGGATGTGCCACGTGCGCGCGAACGCGTCGGTGTCGTCGACTCCCGCTTCCTCGGCGAGTCCGCGGAGGAAGGCCCGGATGTTCTCCAGGTGTCGGACGCTCGCGGCGAGCACGGGGCCGCCGGTGTCAGTGGTCTCCAGGAGCACCCGGATGAACGAGCAGCCCTCGAACTCCGCGGACGCGAACCACTCGCCGAACACGTCGAAGATCGCCAGCAGCCGCTCCCGTGGAGTCGTGCCGCGCTCGGTCGCCGCCGCCGCCAACCAGGCATACGTCCAGGTCTCCTCACGCCGTTCGAGGAACGCGAGGACGAGGTCGTCCTTGGAGGGAAAGTTACGGTACAGCGTCATCTTGGCGACGCCCGCCTTGGCGATCACGGAGTCGACGCCGACGGCCTTCACACCCGAGCGGCTGAACTCTTCGTACGCCGCGCGGAGGATGCGTTCGCGGCCGCTGTCACCAGCGGCCTGCTCGGGTCGTCTGTCCGTCGCTCCGTCTGCCATGTCGATCTCCCCGCATCGTACGCGCCGTCGGAGCGATCGGTGGGGTCCTACGACAGGCCGACGATGTCGCCGTCGTCGGTCAGATCGATGTGGGCGGCGCCCGGGGCCGTACCGAGGCCCGGCATGGTCCGCATCTCGCCGCAGATCGGGTAGACGAAGCCGGCGCCGATGGATGCGCGCACCTCGCGGACGGGTAGGCGCCAGCCGCGCGGGGCTCCGGTCAGCCTCGGGTCCGACGAGATCGACAGGTGGGTCTTCGCGATGCAGATCGGCAGGTGGCCGTACCCGAGCTCCTCGTACCGCGTGAGCTTCCTGCTCGCCTGGATGCTGTAGTCGACGCCGTCCGCGCCGTACACCTTGGTCGCGATCGTCTCGATCTTCTCCCGCAGGCCGGCCTCGTCGGGGTAGAGCATGGTGAAGCCGTTCGGCTCGGCGGCGGCCTCCGCCACGGCCTCGGCGAGCTCGACCGCGCCGCGACCGCCGTCGGCGAAGTGGGTGCACACGGCGCTGCGCGCTCCCTCCTCCGCCGCGATCCGCTGGATCGCGGCGTGCTCGGACGGATGGTCGTCCGGGAAGGCGTTGATCGCGACGACGGGCGGGACGCCGTGCAGGCGGCAGTTCTCGATCTGCTTGCGCAGGTTCGCGGCGCCCGCGAACACGTCGTCGGGGCTCTCGGCCGAGAGCCCTTCCGGCAACGGCCTGCCCGCGACGACCGAGAACCGCCCGGAGTGCACCTTCAGCGCTCGCACCGTCGCGACGACGACCGCGGCATCGGGCGTCTGACCCGACACCCGGCACTTGATGTTGAAGAAGCGTTCGGCGCCCATGTCCGCGCCGAACCCCGCCTCGGTCACGAGGTAGTCGCCGGCGCGGATGCCGACGAGGTCGGCGACGACGGACGAGTTGCCGGTCGCGATGTTGCCGAACGGCCCGGTGTGGACGAGCACCGGCGTGTTCTCCAGCGTCTGCAACAGGTTCGGCTTGATCGCCTCGCGCAGCAGCACCGCCATCGCACCGGCCACCTGGAGCTGTTCGGCCGTGACGGGTTCGCCGCTGGTCGTGTAGCCGACGACGATCCGCCCGAGCCGTTCCCGCAGGTCGGAGACCGACCTCGTGAGCGCGAGCACCGCCATCACCTCCGACGCCGCGGTGATGTCGAAGCCGGTCTGCCGAGGTACTCCGTCGCCCCTGCTGCCGAGCCCGACCACGATGTTGCGCAGCGCACGGTCGTTGACGTCGAGCACCCGCCGCCAGCCGATATCGTGGGGGTCGAGGTCCAGCGCGTTGCCCTGGTACAGGTGATTGTCGATGATCGCGCTGAGTGCGCGGCCGTCACCGCGTGCATGTCGCCGGTCAGGTGGAGGTTAAGCAGCTCCATCGGCACGACCTGGCTGTAGCCGCCACCCGCGGCGCCGCCCTTGATGCCGAACGTGGGTCCCATCGACGGCTGCCTGATGGCCACGGTGGCGCGCCTGCCGATGTGCCCGAACCCCTGCCCGAGCCCGACGGTCGTGGTGGTCTTGCCCTCGCCCAGGGGCGTCGGCGTCACGGCGGTGACCACGACGTACTTC comes from the Streptosporangiales bacterium genome and includes:
- a CDS encoding enoyl-CoA hydratase/isomerase family protein, producing the protein MSIDYEVSDGIATITLNRPERLNALDAEAYAALSAAWQRARDDQDVRVVIVTGAGERSFTAGADLKSFVGNPPGLEEFWLTQKDQLLNRGLEFWKPVIAAVNGYCLGGGMTLLLATDLRIAATHATFSLAEVKRGILPANGGTQRVMAQLPHAVAMEMLLTGDSITAETAERWGLVNAVVPADRLMDTARDYARRVARNAPLALQAIKELALRSNDLDLVSGLRMEQAMSRLLKFTDDATEGPAAFREKREPDFRGR
- a CDS encoding acyl-CoA dehydrogenase; this translates as MRREVLPVEETLPHDAYKLPDDQLATVQAKARQSGLWCMQTPAEYGGAGLSILGKCVVAEEAAKCRMGAYAPAAGAFGWDPPNIVFEGTREQIEKYALPAVEHGDRKTFVAISEASGGSDPGRSISTTAVRDGDSWVLNGTKLWISGADTARWGIVFARSRPGRGRDGISCFIVDTDSPGFSTRPVEVIRAWSPCEVVFDDCRIPADNLLGEEGRGFKVAERWLVHARPPYAAGTIGIAQAALDLAVDHAKNREAFGDLLATKQSIQWMLADSEIELQAARLLVYQAAWLADLDRDYKTAASIAKVYATETAGRVVDRCIQIFGGMGVSKEMPLERWYRELRIKRIGEGPSEVHRMVVARSLLGKAMKGRR
- a CDS encoding MBL fold metallo-hydrolase, with amino-acid sequence MSLSAERPSRAASELHPGIWHLPVPLTGHSIGHVNVYALVTAEGPLLVDTGWGTPETFTALTALLRDLGAEPADVRGVVSTHMHPDHCGLARTLRDAGGAWFAMHEVDARGLREVYADRPAHVEANLRWLREAGAPGDYAPRMVSRLDEIASRATGLAPDRPLADGDTVSLGDWDLAAVHTPGHTPGHLCLFEQKTGTLFTGDHVLTRINASPTYRPGTSDDPVGDYLASLDRLASLPVRRTLPGHQRPIADLAARLTEVRAYHERRIAQVTGAVRAGSRTAWETAATLTRSRPWPELSETSRVVAVGETYAHLRHVALRGEVVAHDGEPVRWTAV
- a CDS encoding ATP-binding cassette domain-containing protein, which gives rise to MGFIEVEQVVKRYGDFTALRGVDLTVEEGEFLCLLGPSGCGKTTLMRSIAGLTTIEGGRISVGGQRFSEPGLTIPPERRKLGMVFQSYALWPHMTVFGNIAYTLKTNKWPKAEIKDRVREVLDIVGLPGLEDRYAGQLSGGQMQRVAVARSLAPEPRVLLFDEPLSNLDSKLREKMRFELRQIQQRVGITALYVTHDQSEAMVVADRIALMKDGELVQLGSAKDLYEKPRSPFAAEFMGVTNFVSAEVVRTDGSTVHLRLPGDVTIAGRLATGSETAAGSDGPVTMTVAVRPEHLRTSTTQPAESAETNVLPGVVDDIVYLGNLADLYVRVGDTVLRTQAVPDDLDGWTTGMDVWVSVEERRVRAVAGERTTTDERAKATA
- a CDS encoding TetR family transcriptional regulator gives rise to the protein MADGATDRRPEQAAGDSGRERILRAAYEEFSRSGVKAVGVDSVIAKAGVAKMTLYRNFPSKDDLVLAFLERREETWTYAWLAAAATERGTTPRERLLAIFDVFGEWFASAEFEGCSFIRVLLETTDTGGPVLAASVRHLENIRAFLRGLAEEAGVDDTDAFARTWHILMKGSIIAALEGDTVAASRSQELGRLLLDSHGITT
- a CDS encoding ABC transporter permease subunit; its protein translation is MTSTTTQQARPVPPDPGPPRGRTAGDRLRAHSSLLIAAPFYLVVAVMVLLPLGYLLYAALQTGSPGDPSSTFTLDNVKAVVGETAYRRVLWNTLKLGAIVTLLACLFGVTLAWFVARTNLPGKRTLEVLLPLPLFLSPFAGGVAWVFLGSESAGLINVAYRAIVGTEDALVNIFSFGGLVFTMVLFMTPYAYLFTLGPLRNMDASLEEASRVHGASAFRTVARITLPLVLPGLLAALLMAFVLSAEMFSLPGLIGVPADYYTLPYFIYQATNFSPPRWPLAAAGGLLLLVIMAAGVWLQRRATRASERFVTVGGKGPAIAPANVGRWRWVGATLCWLYLTFAIFLPLCALLVGASMRYFTPRLSLELFTLDNWVRILTSSKFVEAITNTLVIAVIGPLFGLVIGFALTYLWQRMRAPFGRTVETLAMLPVAIPGIVLGVGLVWAYVGTPIYGTLAILFIAYVARFLPHVLRIFSSTLVQIDPVLDEASRVSGAGILRTLRRVTLPLLKQSTLSAWLLLFLMMVRELNVAIMVYTSDTTVLPVLLWSEIEGGQYGGAAVVAMVEVTIVTVAFVIARKVLRVDLARTMSER